In the Populus trichocarpa isolate Nisqually-1 chromosome 1, P.trichocarpa_v4.1, whole genome shotgun sequence genome, TAGAAGAAGAATCAGCTGCTCCTGCAGAAAAAAGCGAGATTTAAATAGAGATCGCGAGAgaatgggaaagaagaagaagagagtatCGTCAAAAGTTTGGTGCTATTACTGCGATAGGGAATTCGATGACGAGAAGATTCTAGTACAGCACCAAAAAGCGAAGCACTTTAAGTGCCATGTCTGCCACAAAAAGCTATCCACTGCTGGTGGCATGGCCATTCACGTTCTCCAGGTCCACAAAGAGTCCGTCACCAAGTAAAATCTACTACCGCTACCCATCTttatttctctctgtttttttttaaataatgtcttgccttttatttaattttatttcttagacGGAGAATGAGATAAAATAGAACCGTTGATCATTACTTTTGATTAATTAGGTTTTCATTAATTGATTTGGGATTTACATTATTtggatatattttcaaaatcatgatCTGTTTGGCAATAATTAGTTGTTCATTGGAATGATAAATTCAACTGCTAACAATACatgttgttttaagttttttttttcctgatgctTTAATGTGGGATTCACTAATAACTGACTAGAGGAGGAGGTCCTTTTctgtaaaataaaaagttatattattttttggattttaggtTTCTTTTACAGGATTTTGTGCTGTTTATGTTGTCAATGAGGTTTACATTGATTTAGCTAATTATATGATGGCTTTGGTTCAGGGTTCCCAATGCAAAACCTGGAAGAGAATCAACTGATATTGAAATATATGGAATGCAAGGAATCCCACCTGATGTCTTGGCGTCTCACTATGGAGATGACGGTAAGGAGGTTGACTGTTGCTGTTTTCAATTAGTTACTTCCTGTAATAATTTGTGTGAATGATTCTATGTGCTTGCTTGTCATCATTAGTTTTCAGTTGATCGagaaatttgttatatttttctatcttttcatCTTAGAGGTCTGTTGTTGTTGCTGGAATTGAAACTTGGGATTTTAgacctttttatttgtttagttattttattccCTTGACTTGTGAGTTGGTAAAGTTTTATTCAGTATAAACCAGTttgtaccattttttttttaatttttgcaatttcagGTAGAGTTAAAGTACTGTTGAATTCTAGTTTATTGTAATACAGTCAGCCTCTTTTATGATATTCAAGCGATACATGTATCAGTTCTGAGTCCTCTCATAGTTTCTGTAACTGTACAAAAAGTTTAATATGTAGAAGTCGTGGTATTTATCACAAATTAGGCATATTTCTCAcggatatttattttcttgtagaAGATGAGACTCCATCAAAAGCTGCTAAAGGGGATATTCCATCAGCTCAGCGTATTGGTGGTATGATGCCAGGACCATTGAGCACTGGATATCCTCCACAACCTCTTGGTGCAATGCAGCCAAtgtatgttttttcatttttcttctctgttctctACTATTAGCAGAGACTACCACATACTTTATATCTATATCTCCATTTTGCAATATTTCAATTCTTTCTTCATCATCACAGTAATTAGAGCTGTGGAAGACAGCGATTTTGAAGCAATTTCTGCTTGCTTTTTTTATATCacaaaaggttttttcttttttcttaatggaAGTGGTTGGTTGAGAAGGATTTGTGTAGACTACCCTGCCCGAATAAGGATATTGTCATTTAGTTTTGTTTATGTGAGCATAAGGCAGcaagggatgaaaaaaaaaagcagccctcatcatcaattttcttttcttgttttcctttCATGATAAGTGTAATATGCCTTCATTAAACCAAGTACTCAAGGATTCTACCAATCTTGGTCTTATGCCTTTATTAAACCAAGTACTCCAGGATTCTAACAAACTGGATTTCATGCTTATCAAAATATGGTTACTATTCGAACTTTGACTGTTATTAAAACCATCTAGTAAAGAATGGAAGATCAACTTTGACTGTTCATAATAACATAATGGGGTTTTCTAGCTGAACTATCTTAGTTGGCCCTTACTGTTTACAGGTAGTGCTGCTAGCCCTTAACTTCCTGACCTGAGAGCTCACCCACTTTCTCACTCACTGGCACTGGAATTAGATCCCTTTCATGCCTTGCTGTTTTAATTGAAGATGCAGCTACTGGTTGAATAAGGAGATTTATACTATAACATATATATCTATATGTATTCCGTTCTGATTCCCCTCATAGTGCCTTCTTAGTTGGAAGGAAGATCCTTCAATGCCTGTCAGAAACATCAATGCATTTATATGGCACAAAGCCTAGCTATTTGAACTTTGACTGTCATGAACACCGTCTTGTAAATAATGGAAAATGAACTttgaatattgataataatCTAATGAgtttcatgcaaaaaatatatactggggttcatgtttatattaattatgattagGTTTGAACTTTGACTGTTATTGAAACCATCTGGTAAAGAGTAGAGGGCCAACTTTGATCCCAGGTAAAGGCTCTTGTACTCTAGGTCCAAGTTAATCTTTTGAAGTATCTGCTTGTGCAGAATTTTCTCGTGATTctgtttcaaatatttaaaatctgTAGCATATACCCCCACTAAGAATGAAAGTGAAACTTCTGACTAACTGTGTGTTTAGTTTTCAAAACCAAGTGAATCTTGCCCCTGTCTGACATTTTGGGGTCCCCATACAGTAAACAACTGATTCATCCTCTGTGGCAGTATTAAGCTGTAAGTATATGGAAAATATTGGGATTAGCTTCTCATtatatctttgttggttttggcTACAGGTATAATTCTGCTGTTCCAGTTCCTCCTGCTGGTTGGCCAGTTCCTCCCCGTCCACAGCCTTGGTTCCCAACGCATCCTGCTGTTTCAATCTCTCCTTCTGCCCCAATTGCATATGCCCAGCAGCCACTGTTTCCTGTGCAAAATATGAGGCCTCCTGTGCCATCAACTACATCAATTGCACTCCCACCTTCACAAACACCCCCTCCTGGACTGCCCTCATCCACACCACCTGTATCACAACCATTGTTCCCTGTTGTCAACAATAATTTGCCTCAAAGTTCACCATTTTCTGCTCCTTTGCCTCCAACAAGTATTTCTTCGAGCTCTCCTGGAGAAGTTAAAGGTTCAGTGAATGTGCATTCGGGAGTCAATAGTTCCATGACAACTGGCTACCTTCCAGGTTTGATAATGGTCCCTTGTTATTAGTAATATAATAGACCCTCTTTTGTGTcaatttttgacattgttgatttaaaaaagtGTTCATTTTAGTGTTTGTAATGATAACATTAGTAGCACATTTATTCTGGCACAGGATCATactcttatgatttttttttaggattggtcgtatcatcaaaattttcattttgcacACTGAATGATAATGTCTTATTCTCAATTTGCTCACTGAATGATAATGTCTTATTCTCAATTTGTTTACTGTAGCTGGGA is a window encoding:
- the LOC18094650 gene encoding protein SUPPRESSOR OF FRI 4 isoform X1, whose product is MGKKKKRVSSKVWCYYCDREFDDEKILVQHQKAKHFKCHVCHKKLSTAGGMAIHVLQVHKESVTKVPNAKPGRESTDIEIYGMQGIPPDVLASHYGDDDETPSKAAKGDIPSAQRIGGMMPGPLSTGYPPQPLGAMQPMYNSAVPVPPAGWPVPPRPQPWFPTHPAVSISPSAPIAYAQQPLFPVQNMRPPVPSTTSIALPPSQTPPPGLPSSTPPVSQPLFPVVNNNLPQSSPFSAPLPPTSISSSSPGEVKGSVNVHSGVNSSMTTGYLPAGTLGNTHSYASGPNTGGPSIGPPPVIANKAPATQTAVNEVYLVWDDEAMSMEERRMSLPKYQVHDETSQVSYDYLFSIWSWFAHLTRWVGFMLFVFRYSCLCIVTYLERYFCMNFQFLFFLTHQQTHSYSYVFSQASLDFNVHFLVVMLFVFFFPTILWFACQCHDGS
- the LOC18094650 gene encoding protein SUPPRESSOR OF FRI 4 isoform X2; amino-acid sequence: MGKKKKRVSSKVWCYYCDREFDDEKILVQHQKAKHFKCHVCHKKLSTAGGMAIHVLQVHKESVTKVPNAKPGRESTDIEIYGMQGIPPDVLASHYGDDEDETPSKAAKGDIPSAQRIGGMMPGPLSTGYPPQPLGAMQPMYNSAVPVPPAGWPVPPRPQPWFPTHPAVSISPSAPIAYAQQPLFPVQNMRPPVPSTTSIALPPSQTPPPGLPSSTPPVSQPLFPVVNNNLPQSSPFSAPLPPTSISSSSPGEVKGSVNVHSGVNSSMTTGYLPAGTLGNTHSYASGPNTGGPSIGPPPVIANKAPATQTAVNEVYLVWDDEAMSMEERRMSLPKYQVHDETSQMSSVDAAIDKRILESRLAGRMAF